The Pirellulales bacterium nucleotide sequence ATCTGACTAGCTCATATGTTGAGGTCTAGAGGAGCATAAGTCGTGATTCGGGAATCTCGACGTGTAACGCGGCGCGTGCACCACTATCTATCGGTCTCCCCTCCCGATGCTTAAGCCGAAGGAACTTGCAGGTCCGAACTCCCGTGGAACCTATCGCTCGTTAAGCCGCTCGTCCAATTAGACCGTAAGCTTCGCGAATGCTCAGGAATTAGCTCGGATTCGAGAGCCTAAGCAATCGCTGCATCTGTTTGGAATGCGACTTGCAGGCACGCGCGTTGACATTTTTCGGGGCGGGCGAGCAATCGGCGGCGGTTTTCGCAGGGAGTTGAGCATGCCGCAGGTGTTTCCGCGCAGCGCCAATGCTATCTCGCGCGCCATTCTTCTGGCGTCGTTCTTGGCGACGCCTATGTTGATGTGGTTTTGCCTGACGTTCACTCGCTCGTCCTACGGCACCGATGCGGGGATCATGCGCGATCAGGCAATCCCCTTCAGCCACGAGCACCATGTGGGGGTACTGGGCATCGATTGCCGCTACTGCCATACATCGGTTGAGGAATCCTCGTTCGCCGGTTTGCCGGATACGAAGACGTGCATGAATTGCCACTCGCAGATTTGGGTGGGAAGTAACATGCTGCGGCCGGTGCGCGAAAGTTACCAGGCGAATACCCCTCTGCATTGGCGGCGTGTCCATAACCTGCCGAATTTCGTTTATTTCGATCACAGCATCCACGTGCAGAAGGGCATCGGCTGCTCGAGCTGCCACGGGCGGATCGACGAGATGCCGTTCACCTTTCAAAGCGCCTCGTTGCTGATGGAGTGGTGCCTGGATTGCCATCGCCATCCGGAACGGCAAATTCGCCCGCGCGAACAGATCTTCGACATTCTTTACCGGCGTCCGGCCGATCAATCGACATTGGGGCCAGAGCTTGTGGAGCGATATGACGTGGACGACGCGGTCACCCTCACAAGTTGCTCAGTGTGCCATCGATGAGCTGCCGTAAGAACATGGGGCAACGGCTTACAGAGCTGCAAAACCAGGCCAGCAGCGCGCGCGGCAAGCAGCTCTGGCGCAGCCTGGAAGAGCTCGCCGAGTCGCAAGAGTTTCAGTGTTTAGTCGCCGACGAATTTCC carries:
- a CDS encoding cytochrome c3 family protein translates to MPQVFPRSANAISRAILLASFLATPMLMWFCLTFTRSSYGTDAGIMRDQAIPFSHEHHVGVLGIDCRYCHTSVEESSFAGLPDTKTCMNCHSQIWVGSNMLRPVRESYQANTPLHWRRVHNLPNFVYFDHSIHVQKGIGCSSCHGRIDEMPFTFQSASLLMEWCLDCHRHPERQIRPREQIFDILYRRPADQSTLGPELVERYDVDDAVTLTSCSVCHR